From Medicago truncatula cultivar Jemalong A17 chromosome 7, MtrunA17r5.0-ANR, whole genome shotgun sequence, a single genomic window includes:
- the LOC25497683 gene encoding protein FLX-like 2 encodes MGSKGRMPPPQHLRRPHPLGPVMLHHEPPGPVMHHGLPPGPFDLMPPPQVMEQKLASQHGEMQRLATENQRLAATHGVLRQELAGAQHELQMLHAHVGSLKADREQQMRGVIDKIAKMEAELKKAEPLKMELQQARGEAQNLVVARDELMAKAQHLNQEIQRVHADVQQIPALISELDRLRQEYQHCRATYDYEKKLYNDHLESLQVMEKNYVSMSREVEKLRAELTNTANIDRISGPYGGTSATNNNEASGLPVGQNAYEDGYAAAQGRGSQPTASGGGGSATTTAPAGAQPGPASAGTGYEAPRGGPGYIASAGPTYSTQSASTYDPQRSTGYDAFRGSAYDTMRGQMFDAQRTGYDPQRGMGYEAQRGPAYDPSRAAAGYDAQSRGVAGPQGQVPPMNIMQYGSTTPPTRNVGGGGYDAARGVNPARR; translated from the exons ATGGGAAGCAAAGGCCGCATGCCACCACCACAGCATCTCCGGCGACCGCATCCGCTGGGTCCTGTTATGCTTCACCACGAACCACCAGGTCCTGTAATGCACCACGGGCTTCCTCCCGGTCCATTTGACCTTATGCCACCACCACAAGTGATGGAACAGAAACTGGCGTCACAGCACGGTGAAATGCAGCGGTTGGCTACTGAGAATCAGAGACTCGCTGCCACACACGGTGTTTTAAGACAGGAGCTTGCAG GGGCACAGCATGAGCTGCAGATGCTTCACGCGCATGTTGGGTCACTTAAGGCGGATAGGGAGCAGCAAATGAGGGGGGTGATCGATAAGATTGCAAAGATGGAGGCGGAGTTGAAGAAGGCTGAACCGTTGAAGATGGAGCTGCAGCAGGCGCGTGGGGAGGCTCAAAATTTGGTGGTTGCGAGGGATGAGCTTATGGCGAAAGCTCAACATTTAAATCAGGAGATTCAGAGGGTTCATGCTGATGTGCAGCAGATTCCTGCTCTTATATCGGAGCTTGATCGTCTTAGACAGGAGTATCAGCACTGCAG GGCCACTTATGACTATGAAAAGAAATTATACAATGACCACCTTGAGTCACTTCAGGTGATGGAAAAGAACTATGTTTCTATGAGTAGGGAAGTGGAGAAACTTCGAGCAGAGCTTACAAACACGGCTAACATTGATCGAATTA GTGGGCCATATGGTGGCACCTCTGCAACTAATAATAACGAGGCTTCTGGTCTTCCTGTTGGACAAAATGCATATGAAGATGGTTATGCTGCTGCGCAG GGACGTGGTTCTCAACCTACTGCTAGTGGTGGCGGCGGCAGTGCTACTACAACTGCTCCTGCTGGAGCTCAACCTGGTCCAGCTTCTGCTGGGACTGGTTATGAGGCTCCCAGAGGAGGGCCCGGTTACATTGCATCAGCAGGGCCTACTTACAGCACACAGAGCGCTTCTACTTATGACCCACAGAGGTCGACTGGTTACGATGCATTTAGAGGATCTGCTTACGATACAATGAGAGGACAAATGTTTGACGCTCAAAGAACGGGCTATGATCCACAAAGAGGTATGGGTTATGAAGCACAGAGAGGACCTGCTTATGATCCATCAAGAGCAGCAGCTGGCTATGATGCACAATCAAGAGGTGTTGCTGGTCCACAGGGACAAGTTCCTCCGATGAACATCATGCAGTATGGGTCCACTACACCTCCTACTCGTAATGTAGGCGGTGGTGGATACGATGCTGCTCGAGGTGTAAACCCTGCTAGGAGATGA